In Solanum pennellii chromosome 3, SPENNV200, a single window of DNA contains:
- the LOC107012788 gene encoding uncharacterized protein LOC107012788, translated as MIHAGMKMDLQKLPFALKPFLLSLLLSLSLLAFLSFQTTPHSLSLPPDLRIRPGYPSYDAYINRQLNKTLNPKLRKIWTTRDWDRKVRVFSEFFDDLKLRGFLSNDSKALCVGARVGQEVAALKRVGVNDSIGIDLVPYPPLVIRGDFHRQSFNDRSFDLAFSNVFDHALYPWKFVGEIERTLKPGGICVLHVSLSRRADKYSANDLYSVDPLKELFKVSELVEVRGIDGFGLDTEAVCRKKKK; from the coding sequence ATGATTCATGCAGGCATGAAGATGGATCTCCAGAAACTACCCTTCGCTCTCAAGCCTTTTCTCCTTTcccttcttctttctctttcctTGTTAGCATTCCTTTCCTTTCAAACTACACCTCACTCTCTATCACTTCCACCGGACCTCCGAATTCGACCCGGATATCCATCCTACGATGCATACATCAATCGTCAGCTCAACAAAACGCTAAACCCGAAACTCCGAAAAATCTGGACGACCCGAGATTGGGACCGAAAGGTTCGGGTTTTCTCCGAATTCTTCGACGATTTGAAACTTCGAGGTTTCTTATCTAACGATTCAAAAGCGCTTTGCGTCGGGGCACGGGTCGGGCAGGAAGTAGCGGCGTTGAAACGGGTTGGAGTGAACGATTCAATCGGTATTGATCTAGTGCCGTATCCTCCGTTAGTAATCAGAGGTGATTTTCATCGTCAGTCGTTTAATGATCGGAGTTTTGACTTAGCATTCTCTAATGTATTTGATCATGCACTTTATCCATGGAAGTTCGTCGGAGAAATTGAACGGACGTTGAAGCCCGGCGGTATTTGTGTGTTACACGTGTCGTTATCTAGACGGGCTGATAAATATTCAGCTAATGATTTGTACAGTGTGGACCCACTTAAGGAATTGTTCAAAGTATCTGAGCTGGTTGAGGTAAGAGGCATTGATGGGTTTGGGTTGGATACGGAAGCGGTTTgtaggaagaagaagaaatag
- the LOC107014409 gene encoding uncharacterized protein LOC107014409, with amino-acid sequence MASNEGFLTEGQREMLKFAPPSVDVLSSSPKSPTLKSPGAAAKSASVLLTEHLVKAPGGGKASTAGIAMRHVRRTHSGKHIRVKKDGAGGKGTWGRWLDTDGESHIDKNDPNYDSGEEPYELVGTAVSDPLDDYKKSVASIIEEYFSTGDVEVATSDLKELGSAEYHPYFIKRLVSMSMDRHDKEKEMASVLLSALYADVINPTQISRGFFMLVESSDDLAVDIPDTVDILALFIARAVVDDILPPAFIARARKMLPESSKGIQVLQTAEKSYLSAPHHAELVERRWGGSTHFTVEEVKKRIADLLREYVESGDTAEACRCIRKLEVSFFYHEVVKRALVLAMEMQSAEPLILKLLKEAAEEGLISSSQMVKGFSRMAESIDDLSLDIPSAKMSFQSIVPRAISEGWLDATSLKASGEDGPANGPDDEKVKQYKKQIVNIIHEYFLSDDIPELIRSLEDLVAPEYNPIFLKKLITLAMDRKNKEKEMASVLLSALHIEIFSTEDIVNGFVMLLESAEDTALDILDASNELALFVARAVIDDVLAPLNLEEITSRLPPNCSSGAETVCMAQSLLSARHAGERILRCWGGGTGWAVEDAKDKIQKLLEEFESGGVMSEACQCIRDMGMPFFNHEVVKKALVMAMEKKNDRMLNLLQECFSEGLITINQMTKGFGRIKDGLDDLALDIPNAKDKFMFYVEHAKGNGWVLPSFGSSDAS; translated from the exons ATGGCGTCGAATGAGGGATTTTTGACTGAAGGACAGAGGGAGATGCTGAAATTCGCACCGCCGAGTGTGGATGTTTTGTCATCTTCTCCGAAGTCACCGACTCTGAAGTCTCCAGGTGCTGCTGCTAAGTCTGCGTCTGTGCTCTTGACGGAACATCTCGTCAAGGCACCAGGCGGTGGAAAGGCATCCACGGCTGGGATTGCTATGAGACATGTACGAAGGACGCACTCAGGGAAGCATATCCGTGTTAAGAAGG ATGGAGCCGGCGGTAAAGGCACCTGGGGAAGATGGCTAGATACTGATGGTGAATCTCATATCGATAAGAATGATCCCAACTATGATAGTGGTGAG GAGCCATATGAGCTTGTTGGAACTGCTGTCTCTGATCCATTAGACGACTACAAGAAATCTGTAGCATCAATTATTGAGGAATACTTCAGCACTGGTGACGTTGAAGTGGCTACTTCTGATCTCAAGGAATTGGGTTCAGCCGAGTATCACCCATATTTTATTAAGAGGCTTGTTTCTATGTCAATGGATAGGCATGATAAGGAGAAGGAAATGGCTTCTGTTCTTCTTTCTGCTCTTTATGCTGATGTTATCAACCCTACCCAGATTAGTCGGGGATTTTTCATGCTTGTGGAGTCTTCTGATGACTTGGCAGTGGACATACCAGATACTGTTGATATCCTTGCTTTGTTCATCGCACGGGCTGTTGTCGATGACATTCTTCCACCTGCTTTTATTGCAAGAGCCAGAAAAATGCTCCCAGAATCTTCCAAGGGGATACAGGTGCTGCAAACTGCTGAGAAGAGCTATCTATCAGCTCCTCACCATGCAGAACTCGTTGAGAGGCGCTGGGGTGGCAGCACCCATTTCACTGTTGAGGAAGTCAAGAAAAGAATTGCTGATCTATTGAGGGAGTATGTTGAGAGTGGAGACACTGCTGAGGCCTGCAGATGCATAAGAAAATTGGAAGTTTCTTTTTTCTATCATGAAGTTGTCAAGAGAGCTTTAGTTTTGGCCATGGAGATGCAGTCTGCTGAACCGCTTATTCTGAAACTTTTGAAGGAGGCCGCAGAAGAGGGTCTTATAAGTTCCAGTCAAATGGTGAAGGGCTTTTCTAGGATGGCTGAGAGTATCGATGATCTTTCTCTGGATATTCCTTCTGCAAAGATGTCATTCCAGTCAATTGTTCCTCGGGCAATCTCTGAGGGATGGCTTGATGCAACTTCCCTGAAAGCCTCGGGTGAAGATGGGCCAGCAAATGGTCCAGATGATGAAAAAGTGAAGCAGTACAAAAAACAGATTGTTAATATAATCCATGAATATTTCCTGTCTGATGACATTCCGGAGTTAATCCGGAGTTTGGAAGACTTGGTGGCCCCAGAGTATAATCCCATTTTCCTGAAGAAGCTAATCACCCTTGCTATGGAcaggaaaaacaaagaaaaggaaatgGCATCTGTTTTGCTTTCTGCACTTCATATTGAGATTTTTTCTACTGAAGACATAGTGAATGGATTTGTGATGCTACTGGAATCTGCAGAAGACACAGCACTTGACATTTTGGATGCTTCCAATGAACTAGCTCTTTTTGTTGCTAGGGCTGTAATAGATGATGTCCTTGCTCCGCTGAATTTGGAGGAGATAACGAGCAGGTTGCCACCAAATTGCAGCAGTGGTGCTGAGACTGTCTGCATGGCTCAATCACTTCTATCTGCACGCCATGCTGGAGAGAGGATTCTTAGGTGTTGGGGTGGTGGGACTGGCTGGGCTGTTGAGGATGCAAAGGATAAAATTCAAAAGCTTCTCGAGGAATTTGAAAGTGGTGGTGTTATGAGTGAAGCTTGCCAATGCATACGAGATATGGGGATGCCATTCTTCAATCATGAGGTAGTGAAGAAAGCTTTGGTTATGGCAATGGAGAAGAAGAATGACAGGATGCTGAATTTGCTGCAAGAGTGCTTCAGTGAGGGGCTTATCACCATTAACCAGATGACTAAAGGCTTTGGGAGGATCAAGGATGGGCTTGACGATCTGGCTCTTGACATTCCGAATGCAAAGGATAAGTTTATGTTCTATGTGGAGCACGCCAAAGGAAATGGCTGGGTGTTACCTTCCTTTGGGTCATCAGATGCATCTTGA